One stretch of Trichomycterus rosablanca isolate fTriRos1 chromosome 3, fTriRos1.hap1, whole genome shotgun sequence DNA includes these proteins:
- the LOC134310010 gene encoding NLR family CARD domain-containing protein 3-like, whose translation MFSDRERSTDLRSVKSKRSDSPEPSCVSMKSDQSMIHPMTFREGNSSTDLRKQKKLKKSERSSRNEVDSVFKELEQKVFTLLKNELNKYKKILSPGYPECSEVKDKEDQCSFREEVLKITLHVLKKMNQTDLANMLQTKLVSVYHKNLKTKLIEKYKRINEGISQPGSSVLLDQIYTELYITEGSSGDVNTEHEVRQIETTSRRPTTQEKPIKCNDLFKDTSIRTVLTKGVAGIGKTVSVQKFILDWAEGKANQDVLFMFPLSFRELNLIKEKHLSLMELLQYFFPEFKRIKSINCSTYKIIFIFDGLDECRLPLNFQNNEIVWDVTESASVDVLLTNLIKGNLLPSALLWITSRPAAANQIPPECVGQVTEVRGFSDPQKEEYFRKRISDENLASKIIKHMKSSRSLYIMCHIPVFCWISASVLERMLGEAEGGEIPKTLTQMFIHFLIFQIKHKEQKYHGKCDPDPHQTRETILALGKLAFQQLEKGNLIFYEEDLRECGIDVGEVSVYSGVCTQIFREEFGLHLGKVFSFVHLSVQEFLAALFAFICFISKNPTEQQTTDLSDLFTKSSMSDFLKNAVHKALQSENGHLDLFLRFLLGLSLESNQTLLRDLLTQTGSSSHSKQEAVEYIKEKIRENPSPEKSINLFHCLNELNDHSLVQEVQTYLNKIEPDYIYDHSCCLRGISLSPAQWSALVFVLLNSEEDLEEFDLRKYKRSDEGLLKLLPVVKESRRAVLARCSLTGKSCAALSSVLSSNSNNLRDLNLSYNKLQDSGVKLLSAALKNPHCTLEILRLVSCCITEEGFISLASALRSNSSSLLKHLDLSYNNPGESGVKLLTDLQKDPHCKLETLDL comes from the exons ATGTTCAGTGACCGAGAGcgttctactgatctgag GTCAGTGAAAAGTAAAAGATCAGActcacctgaacccagctgtgtgtCCATGAAGAGTGATCAGTCAATGATCCATCCCATGACATTCAGAGAAGGAAATTcttctactgatctgag aaaacaaaagaaattaaAGAAATCAGAAAGAAGCAGCAGAAATGAGGTGGATTCAGTATTTAAG GAGCTGGAGCAGAAAGTCTTCACTCTGTTAAAAAATGAGCTGAATAAATATAAGAAGATACTGAGTCCAGGTTACCCAGAATGCTCTGAGGTGAAGGATAAGGAGGATCAATGTAGTTTCAGAGAGGAGGTACTGAAGATCACTCTACATGTCCTGAAGAAGATGAACCAGACAGATTTAGCCAACATGCTGCAGACCA AGCTGGTCTCTGTTTATCATAAGAACCTCAAAACCAAACTGATAGAGAAATATAAAAGAATTAATGAAGGAATCTCACAGCCTGGATCATCAGTTCTCCTGGATCAGATCTACACTGAGCTCTACATCACAGAGGGTTCGAGTGGAGACGTCAATACTGAACATGAGGTGAGACAGATTGAAACGACCTCCAGGAGACCAACAACACAGGAGAAACCCATCAAATGTAACGACCTCTTTAAAGACACGTccatcagaactgtgctgactaaaggagttgctggaattggaaaaaccgtctctgtgcagaagttcattctggacTGGGCTGAAGGAAAAGCCAATCAGGACGTTCTCTTCATGTTCCCACTTTCCTTTAGAGAGCTGAATCTGATTAAGGAGAAACATCTCAGTCTGATGGAGCTTCTTCAGTATTTTTTTCCAgaatttaaaagaataaaatcaataaactgCAGCACCTACAAGATCATTTTCATctttgatggtctggatgagtgtcgacTTCCTCTAAACTTCCAGAACAATGAGATTGTGTGGGATGTAACAGAATCAGCCTCCGTGGATGTGCTGCTGACAAACCTCATCAAGGGGAACCTGCTTCCATCTGCTCTCCTCTGGATCACCTCTCGACCAGCTgcagccaatcagatccctcctgagtgtgtaggccaggtaacagaggtacgagggttcagtgatcctcagaaagaggagtacttcaggaagaggatcagtgatgagaacctggccagtaaaatcatcaaacacatgaagtcatcaagaagcctctacatcatgtgtcacattccagtTTTCTGCTGGATTTCAGCCTCTGTTCTAGAGAGAATGCTGGGTGAAGCAGAGGGTGGAGAGatccccaaaactctgactcaaaTGTTCATCCACTTCCTGATCTTTCAGATCAAACACAAGGAACAAAAGTATCATGGGAAATGTGACCCTGACCCTCACCAGACCAGAGAGACGATACTGGCACTGGGAAAACTGGCTTTCCAACAGCTGGAgaaaggaaacctgatcttctatgaAGAAGACCTGAGAGAGTGTGGTATTGATGTCGGAGAAGTGTCAGTGTACTCAGGAGTGTGCACCCAGATCTTCAGAGAGGAGTTTGGGTTACACCTGGGGAAGGTCTTCAGCTTTGTTCATCTGAGCGTCCAGGAGTTTCTGgctgctttatttgcatttatctgCTTCATCAGCAAAAATCCAACAGAACAACAAACCACTGATCTGTCTGATCTGTTCACCAAGTCCAGCATGTCTGATTTCCTCAAGAATGCAGTGCACAAGGCCTTACAGAGTGAGAATGGACACCTGGACCTTTTCCTTCGCTTCCTTCTGGGTCTCTCACTGGAGTCCAATCAGACTCTCTTACGAGATCTACTGACACAGACAGgaagtagctctcacagtaaacAGGAAGCTGTGGAATACATCAAGGAGAAGATCAGGGAGAATCCCTCACCAGagaaatccatcaatctgttccactgtctgaatgaactgaacGATCATTCTCTAGTGCAGGAGGTCCAGACTTACCTGAACAAAATAGAACCTGATTATATATATGATCATTCTTGTTGTCTCAGAGGAATCAGTCTCTCTCCTGCTCAGTGGTCAGCGCTGGTGTTTGTGTTACTGAACTCAGAAGAAGATCTGGAGGAGTTTGATTTGAGGAAATATAAGAGATCAGATGAAGGTCTTCTGAAGCTGCTGCCAGTGGTGAAAGAATCCAGAAGAGCTGT GTTGGCTCGTTGTTCTCTAACAGGTAAAAGTTGTGcagctctgtcctcagttctcagttcaaactccaacaatctgagagatctgaacctgagttacaataagctgcaggattcaggagtgaagctgctctctgctgcactgaagaatccacactgtacactggagatactgag